Proteins encoded together in one Planctopirus ephydatiae window:
- the trpD gene encoding anthranilate phosphoribosyltransferase, which produces MPIETDRAHASLESKFMTVFHAPSFLDRLISGKSLTQEETDQFVCEIMQGKLTDVTIAGFLTALACKGPAATELAGAARAMRKHVVPLKPQSTPLLDTCGTGGDGQATFNISTAAAIVVAAAGCPVAKHGNRSVTSLSGSADVLEAMGVRLDLPPDAVAQCIDEVGIGFCFAPLFHNAMKHVATVRKQLGIRTIFNLLGPLTNPAGAQHQVLGVSKPHEAALVAEALALLGTGKSAVICGDRIDEVSLWGQTQVWIVEGSTIHQETWNAAQLGLPECRVEDLKVANPQESAALIWKILAGEAGAPAHMVTANAAVGLWLAGKAPDLISATQLAKETIQDGRALSQLKSLVEWTNTHSNLK; this is translated from the coding sequence CAGGAAGAAACAGATCAGTTTGTCTGCGAGATTATGCAGGGGAAACTGACCGATGTGACGATCGCCGGCTTTCTCACAGCCCTGGCCTGCAAAGGCCCCGCAGCCACCGAATTGGCAGGAGCCGCCCGCGCCATGCGTAAGCATGTCGTGCCACTGAAGCCGCAATCCACTCCATTGCTCGACACTTGCGGCACCGGTGGTGATGGCCAGGCCACGTTCAACATCAGTACCGCAGCAGCGATTGTTGTGGCGGCTGCCGGATGTCCAGTCGCCAAGCATGGCAACCGCAGCGTGACCAGCTTGAGTGGTTCTGCTGATGTATTGGAAGCAATGGGGGTGAGGCTCGATTTACCACCAGATGCAGTCGCTCAGTGTATTGATGAAGTGGGGATTGGATTCTGCTTTGCCCCTTTGTTTCATAACGCGATGAAGCATGTCGCCACTGTGCGTAAGCAGCTTGGTATCCGCACGATTTTCAATCTGTTAGGCCCTTTGACCAATCCCGCGGGTGCTCAGCATCAGGTTCTTGGCGTCAGCAAACCTCATGAAGCGGCTCTTGTGGCCGAGGCCCTTGCACTTCTGGGAACAGGAAAATCGGCTGTCATCTGCGGTGATCGAATTGACGAAGTCAGTCTGTGGGGCCAGACACAGGTCTGGATTGTGGAAGGTTCGACGATTCATCAAGAAACCTGGAACGCTGCTCAACTGGGATTGCCCGAGTGCCGGGTGGAAGATTTGAAAGTGGCGAATCCACAGGAGAGTGCCGCCCTGATCTGGAAAATTCTGGCAGGTGAAGCCGGGGCACCGGCCCATATGGTCACCGCCAATGCTGCCGTGGGATTATGGCTGGCAGGGAAAGCTCCAGATCTGATCTCTGCGACTCAACTGGCCAAAGAGACAATTCAAGATGGCCGTGCGCTCTCGCAACTGAAGTCGCTGGTGGAATGGACAAATACGCACTCGAATTTGAAATAG